A region from the Clavibacter sp. A6099 genome encodes:
- a CDS encoding alpha-D-ribose 1-methylphosphonate 5-phosphate C-P-lyase PhnJ, whose product MSASLIGYNLGYLDEQTKRMIRRALLKAVAIPGFQVPFASREVPMPRGWGTGGVQVTAAVIGEDDVLKVIDQGADDTTNAVSIRQFFASVAGVATTTRTDEATVIQTRHRIPETPLAEGQVVVYQVPMPEPLRFLEPRETETRRLHALEEYGLMYVKLYEDIARYGHVAKTYDYPVMVAGRYLMAPSPVPSFDNPKMHMSPALQLFGAGREKRIYAVPPYTSVESLGFEDHPFEPQSFEDPCAICGSTGVYLDEVITDDRGASMHVCSDTDHCERTVEAARAHDEEARA is encoded by the coding sequence ATGAGCGCCTCCCTCATCGGCTACAACCTCGGCTACCTCGACGAGCAGACCAAGCGCATGATCCGCCGCGCGCTCCTCAAGGCCGTCGCGATCCCCGGCTTCCAGGTGCCGTTCGCGAGCCGCGAGGTGCCCATGCCGCGCGGCTGGGGCACGGGCGGCGTGCAGGTCACGGCGGCCGTGATCGGCGAGGACGACGTGCTGAAGGTCATCGACCAGGGCGCGGACGACACCACGAACGCCGTCTCCATCCGGCAGTTCTTCGCCTCCGTCGCCGGCGTCGCGACCACCACGCGCACCGACGAGGCCACCGTGATCCAGACCCGGCACCGGATCCCCGAGACCCCGCTCGCCGAGGGCCAGGTCGTCGTCTACCAGGTGCCCATGCCGGAGCCGCTGCGCTTCCTCGAGCCCCGCGAGACGGAGACCCGGCGCCTGCACGCGCTCGAGGAGTACGGGCTGATGTACGTGAAGCTCTACGAGGACATCGCGCGCTACGGGCACGTCGCCAAGACGTACGACTACCCCGTGATGGTCGCCGGCCGGTACCTGATGGCGCCGTCCCCCGTCCCGAGCTTCGACAACCCGAAGATGCACATGAGCCCGGCGCTGCAGCTGTTCGGCGCCGGCCGCGAGAAGCGCATCTACGCGGTGCCGCCGTACACGAGCGTCGAGAGCCTCGGCTTCGAGGACCACCCGTTCGAGCCGCAGTCCTTCGAGGACCCGTGCGCGATCTGCGGATCCACGGGCGTGTACCTCGACGAGGTCATCACCGACGACCGGGGCGCGTCGATGCACGTCTGCTCCGACACCGACCACTGCGAGCGCACGGTCGAGGCCGCCCGCGCCCACGACGAGGAGGCGCGCGCATGA